A window of the Chloroflexota bacterium genome harbors these coding sequences:
- the nadD gene encoding nicotinate (nicotinamide) nucleotide adenylyltransferase: MPGKGKELRRRSIVAKGLAVAPPRRPPGREMKIVPSARKIIHPSDNTWLPRLKNPGGILAEPTRLGVIGGSFDPIHNGHLALARVCLDTGAVGRILLVPAAQAPLRAAPAASPQRRLEMCRLAADDDDRLEVCDLEVHQRRAYTVDTLARLAQIFPDRRLALVIGTDLLAELSQWRDVPGILARAEILAVTRGGGRQVKIPEWINRHRGEMRHILADTPPISSTLVRSTLAAGDPIDEFVPAAVADYIRRNRLYSGPQ, translated from the coding sequence ATGCCTGGTAAGGGTAAAGAACTACGGCGCAGGTCAATCGTCGCGAAAGGACTGGCTGTGGCACCGCCCAGGAGGCCGCCCGGGCGTGAAATGAAAATCGTCCCGTCGGCTCGCAAAATAATACACCCTTCTGATAACACTTGGCTGCCGCGGCTCAAAAATCCGGGAGGCATATTGGCCGAACCGACGCGACTCGGAGTCATCGGCGGCTCATTTGATCCCATCCACAACGGCCATCTCGCGCTGGCCCGGGTTTGCCTGGACACCGGCGCGGTGGGGCGGATCCTGCTCGTGCCGGCGGCCCAGGCCCCCCTGCGCGCGGCGCCGGCGGCGTCGCCGCAGCGGCGCCTGGAAATGTGCCGATTGGCAGCCGACGATGACGACCGGCTGGAGGTCTGCGACCTCGAAGTCCACCAGCGACGCGCCTATACGGTGGACACTCTGGCCCGGTTGGCGCAAATATTTCCCGACCGGCGGCTGGCGTTGGTTATCGGCACCGATCTTCTGGCCGAACTGTCGCAGTGGCGCGACGTTCCCGGAATCCTGGCGCGGGCCGAGATCCTGGCGGTCACCCGCGGCGGCGGCCGGCAGGTCAAGATACCGGAGTGGATAAACCGACACCGCGGAGAAATGCGACACATCCTGGCCGACACCCCGCCAATCTCCTCGACCTTGGTTCGCTCGACCCTGGCCGCCGGCGATCCGATCGATGAATTCGTACCCGCCGCGGTCGCCGACTACATCCGGCGCAATCGGCTCTATTCGGGCCCCCAATGA
- the rsfS gene encoding ribosome silencing factor yields MNSYPPRSPTTSGAIGSIRAPNDACQETRPGVVNGPEGDAIRRLAHELARELAAKSADDVRLMEIAPISPIADYFVLATANTRLHMRGLVDTCRDLAPKGVHPRVEGRADDGWVLVDCGDLIVHLFLADPRRYYGIDELWGDARTLLHLV; encoded by the coding sequence ATGAATTCGTACCCGCCGCGGTCGCCGACTACATCCGGCGCAATCGGCTCTATTCGGGCCCCCAATGACGCTTGCCAGGAAACGCGGCCGGGTGTGGTGAACGGACCCGAAGGCGACGCGATCCGGCGCCTGGCTCACGAACTGGCCCGGGAACTGGCGGCCAAGTCCGCCGACGACGTGCGCCTCATGGAAATCGCACCGATTTCGCCGATCGCCGATTATTTCGTTCTGGCGACCGCCAACACGCGGCTTCACATGCGGGGACTGGTGGACACGTGCCGCGACCTGGCGCCGAAGGGTGTTCACCCGCGGGTGGAAGGTCGTGCCGACGACGGGTGGGTCCTGGTCGACTGCGGAGACTTGATCGTGCACCTGTTCCTGGCCGACCCGCGCCGCTACTACGGCATCGACGAACTCTGGGGCGACGCACGCACGCTGTTGCATCTGGTGTGA
- a CDS encoding M23 family metallopeptidase: protein MHFGLCGRGRCRRRRIHLLAPVALLAAALLLIPQPAAALSTGCLPSLEYAAADEHFFAQTGSDTGLGFFVRDDADARFLSAFRAGGGEHALGYPVSRRFLQDGFIYQAFQKAILQWPIGGDRANYANTVDWLGRIGADTDLYAQRQVPFYFPLAADRGLDPADPEDFAHIVQNHLQLLAVDEVIREFFLKEPRWLELYGLPVSYEDFGPVRVLRSQRQIIQVWNVPGIGGPVGQAVLANTGDIAKEFGLLPESATDPISPPVRPGDALHAAALPARAGSPTLVEVSGTAAQVRAAGNPTVSFCIGDSQHLLVPIPVDQEPGATTLDLETIGAGPVLAESVRVEIEELEYETYELVGVTGDLELLFDPEVEAADKAALQETVAPVTLRPLFAEPFQAPVPGRVTAGFGDRRTVALREEMLLHLGIDYAGDLDDPILAPAPGTVAGTLDLVIYGRTVVIDHGLGVFSVLAHLEDFSVEPGDRVAAGDEIGTVGSTGRSTGPHLHWEVHVFGIPVDPNSFLDPDSLKFGVPLADRDAELEDEPADPQPPATVG, encoded by the coding sequence TTGCACTTTGGCCTTTGCGGCCGGGGCCGCTGCCGGCGCCGGCGCATTCACCTGCTGGCGCCCGTGGCGCTGCTGGCCGCCGCGCTGCTGCTGATCCCGCAGCCGGCCGCGGCGCTCTCCACCGGTTGCCTGCCGTCGCTCGAATACGCCGCCGCCGACGAACACTTCTTCGCCCAAACCGGGTCGGACACCGGGCTGGGGTTTTTTGTTCGTGACGATGCCGACGCGCGGTTCCTGAGCGCCTTCCGCGCCGGTGGCGGCGAGCACGCGCTCGGTTATCCGGTTTCGCGGCGATTCCTGCAGGACGGGTTCATCTACCAGGCATTTCAGAAAGCAATCCTGCAGTGGCCGATCGGCGGCGACCGAGCCAACTATGCCAATACGGTCGACTGGCTGGGCCGGATCGGGGCCGACACCGACCTGTACGCGCAGCGCCAGGTTCCCTTCTATTTCCCGCTCGCCGCCGACCGCGGACTGGACCCGGCCGATCCCGAAGATTTCGCCCACATCGTCCAGAACCACCTGCAACTTCTGGCCGTCGACGAGGTGATCAGGGAGTTCTTCCTCAAGGAACCACGATGGCTCGAACTATACGGACTGCCGGTCAGCTACGAGGACTTCGGCCCGGTCCGGGTGCTGCGCAGCCAGCGGCAAATCATCCAGGTGTGGAACGTACCCGGAATCGGCGGTCCGGTGGGCCAGGCGGTCCTGGCCAACACCGGCGACATTGCCAAGGAGTTCGGACTGTTGCCGGAATCGGCGACGGATCCAATTTCGCCGCCGGTACGCCCCGGCGACGCTCTGCACGCCGCCGCCCTGCCGGCCAGGGCAGGATCGCCGACGCTGGTGGAAGTCAGCGGCACGGCCGCCCAGGTTCGGGCGGCCGGGAACCCAACGGTCTCCTTCTGCATCGGGGACTCCCAGCACTTGCTGGTCCCGATCCCGGTAGACCAGGAGCCGGGGGCGACAACGCTGGACCTGGAAACCATCGGGGCCGGACCGGTCCTCGCCGAGTCGGTGCGGGTGGAGATCGAGGAATTGGAATATGAAACTTACGAACTGGTTGGGGTGACCGGAGATCTCGAACTGCTATTCGACCCTGAAGTGGAGGCCGCCGACAAGGCCGCGCTGCAAGAGACGGTGGCTCCGGTAACCCTCCGGCCGCTTTTTGCAGAGCCTTTCCAAGCCCCGGTGCCCGGCCGGGTGACCGCGGGGTTCGGCGATCGGCGCACCGTCGCCCTCCGCGAAGAAATGCTCCTGCACCTCGGCATCGATTACGCGGGCGATTTGGATGACCCGATCCTGGCCCCGGCGCCGGGGACGGTGGCCGGTACTTTGGACCTTGTGATTTACGGCCGCACCGTGGTCATCGATCACGGACTGGGCGTGTTCTCGGTGCTGGCGCACTTGGAAGATTTCTCGGTCGAGCCCGGTGACCGGGTGGCGGCCGGCGACGAGATCGGGACCGTGGGATCAACCGGACGTTCCACCGGACCGCACCTGCACTGGGAAGTCCACGTCTTCGGGATTCCCGTCGACCCGAATTCCTTCCTGGACCCCGATTCGCTCAAATTCGGGGTTCCGCTCGCGGACCGGGACGCGGAACTGGAAGACGAACCCGCGGATCCGCAGCCGCCCGCCACGGTGGGATAG
- a CDS encoding PASTA domain-containing protein: MPWGLPQLARSHPLDSPRRERDRRFRLRRMGSARSDRASRRVLDQLRARRIGLPQRPRHESRNYRINGWMVAVSLACAILTFGFIYSLDLNPAGPLTRLADELGYAFEPLVDSGPGAEVSAPLLTGRSLIEARGAIDALGLELVVEPVTDEGAEPNRVLGQDPAAGVLLAPGESVLVRVAAGAESIALGSVIGQNVEAAQSQLTEAGYVAETVPIHHPDLPVGVVSEQFPEPGAEIEPGARVTLTYNAGLRLQAVPDLAGLDVELALRRAAAYGFEAVADGESYVAGLPLGIVLEQSPAPGTILPVGEELLLRANQRPMVEVPDLVDLPLERAREIGRAAGIAIERIVSPEPIPDRELVVRAQSVPAGRRVQLGASVLLVVGYRAEG; encoded by the coding sequence ATGCCTTGGGGCTTGCCGCAGTTGGCCAGATCGCACCCCCTAGATTCCCCCCGGCGGGAAAGGGACCGGAGATTCCGCCTCAGGCGGATGGGGTCGGCCAGGTCGGATCGGGCCAGTCGGCGTGTCCTCGATCAGCTGCGCGCCCGCCGGATCGGCCTGCCGCAGCGCCCGCGCCACGAATCCCGCAACTACCGCATAAACGGCTGGATGGTCGCGGTTTCGCTGGCCTGCGCGATTCTGACCTTTGGATTCATCTACTCGCTCGATCTCAATCCGGCCGGCCCGTTGACGCGATTGGCCGACGAGCTCGGTTATGCGTTCGAGCCGCTGGTCGACAGCGGTCCCGGAGCGGAAGTCTCCGCGCCGCTGCTGACCGGGAGGTCGCTGATCGAAGCCCGCGGCGCGATCGATGCGCTGGGCCTGGAGCTGGTGGTTGAGCCGGTGACCGACGAGGGCGCCGAACCGAACCGGGTGCTTGGCCAGGATCCGGCCGCCGGAGTCCTGCTGGCCCCCGGCGAGAGCGTCCTGGTGCGGGTCGCCGCCGGGGCCGAGAGCATCGCTCTCGGATCGGTGATCGGCCAGAACGTCGAGGCGGCCCAAAGCCAGCTCACCGAGGCCGGTTACGTGGCCGAAACCGTTCCTATCCACCATCCCGACCTCCCGGTCGGGGTCGTATCCGAACAATTCCCGGAGCCGGGGGCCGAAATCGAACCGGGCGCCCGGGTGACGCTTACCTACAACGCCGGTCTGCGCCTGCAGGCCGTGCCCGACCTTGCCGGGCTCGACGTGGAACTGGCGTTGCGGCGCGCGGCCGCCTACGGATTCGAGGCAGTCGCCGACGGTGAAAGCTACGTTGCCGGCCTGCCGTTGGGCATCGTGCTTGAGCAATCGCCGGCCCCGGGGACGATCCTGCCGGTTGGCGAAGAACTGCTCCTCCGGGCCAACCAGAGGCCCATGGTGGAGGTCCCGGACCTCGTTGACCTGCCGCTTGAGCGGGCGCGCGAAATCGGTCGGGCGGCCGGCATTGCAATCGAACGCATCGTCAGCCCGGAACCCATTCCCGATCGCGAACTGGTGGTCCGCGCCCAATCGGTGCCGGCCGGACGACGGGTTCAACTGGGCGCGAGCGTCCTGCTGGTCGTCGGATACCGCGCCGAGGGTTGA
- a CDS encoding branched-chain amino acid transaminase, with the protein MADSWAFFKGEFVPLEDARVSIGTHAFNYGTGCFEGIRGYWSEEEKQVYLFRLPEHFERLHRSARMLLLTLEYTVDELCEITQQIIQRCGFTTDVYVRPIVYKASTTIGLSMVRRDANGQVSNLEDDFCLFAAPFGDYLDVNAPIRCCISAWVRIDDNMIPARSKATGLYINSALAKTEAEQNGYDEAIMLTAAGHVSEGTGENLFIVRDGHLVTPAVSENILEGITRATVIELAARELGLDTVERPIDRTELYSCDELFLCGTGAQISAVSHLDGRSIGNGDVGPITRQMQNIYFDVVKGRNQAYRHWLTPATPDRVATRL; encoded by the coding sequence TTGGCTGACAGTTGGGCCTTTTTCAAGGGCGAGTTTGTACCGTTGGAAGATGCCCGCGTGAGCATCGGGACCCACGCCTTCAACTACGGCACCGGTTGCTTCGAGGGGATACGCGGCTACTGGAGCGAGGAAGAAAAACAGGTCTATCTGTTCCGGCTGCCCGAGCATTTCGAACGTTTGCACCGCTCGGCGCGGATGCTTCTGCTCACGCTCGAATACACGGTCGACGAACTCTGTGAAATCACCCAGCAGATCATTCAGCGCTGCGGGTTCACCACCGACGTGTACGTCCGGCCGATCGTGTACAAGGCCTCCACCACCATCGGTCTGAGCATGGTGCGGCGCGACGCCAACGGGCAGGTATCCAATCTCGAAGACGATTTTTGCCTGTTCGCCGCCCCCTTCGGCGACTACCTGGACGTCAATGCGCCCATCAGATGCTGCATTTCGGCCTGGGTCCGGATCGACGACAACATGATCCCGGCACGTTCGAAGGCCACCGGTCTTTACATAAATTCGGCATTGGCCAAGACCGAGGCCGAGCAAAACGGGTACGACGAGGCGATCATGCTCACCGCCGCCGGCCACGTCAGCGAGGGAACCGGCGAAAACCTGTTCATCGTTCGCGACGGCCACCTGGTCACGCCGGCTGTATCCGAAAACATCCTCGAGGGAATAACCCGCGCAACCGTCATCGAGCTGGCCGCCCGGGAACTCGGCTTGGACACGGTCGAACGGCCGATTGACAGGACCGAACTCTACAGCTGTGACGAGCTGTTCCTGTGCGGAACCGGCGCCCAGATCTCGGCCGTTTCCCACCTCGACGGCCGATCGATCGGCAACGGCGATGTCGGACCCATAACGCGCCAGATGCAGAACATCTACTTCGACGTGGTTAAGGGGCGCAACCAGGCTTACCGGCACTGGCTGACGCCCGCCACACCTGATCGGGTGGCGACGAGACTCTGA
- a CDS encoding GNAT family N-acetyltransferase: MPEAESETACAVIRPGSRADLPELAKLWESTTQPDGQFLLRRYFDDVAGGVQKTLVGEVDGRIKGQIWIRFRGSDPKFSDDRIQCYLHTLFVHPDNRRRGMGLALVLGASRLAREQGRSELVIAVDQPNRYARTLYGKWGFAQFAHLVDLRGDLILMSRAVFGPEEARRLIDKTHIEFFS; encoded by the coding sequence ATGCCGGAAGCCGAATCGGAGACCGCCTGCGCGGTGATCCGGCCCGGTTCCCGTGCCGATTTGCCGGAGCTGGCCAAACTGTGGGAGTCGACAACCCAGCCGGACGGTCAATTCCTGCTGCGGCGCTACTTCGACGACGTGGCCGGCGGAGTCCAAAAAACGCTGGTCGGTGAAGTCGACGGACGGATCAAGGGCCAGATCTGGATCCGGTTCCGGGGCAGCGATCCCAAGTTCTCCGACGACCGCATCCAGTGCTACCTACACACCCTCTTCGTGCACCCCGACAACCGGCGCCGGGGAATGGGACTCGCCCTGGTCCTGGGGGCATCCCGGTTGGCCCGCGAGCAAGGCCGCAGCGAACTTGTCATCGCCGTAGATCAACCCAACCGCTACGCTCGGACGCTGTACGGAAAGTGGGGGTTTGCCCAGTTTGCCCACCTGGTCGACCTGCGCGGCGATCTGATCCTGATGAGCAGGGCGGTCTTCGGCCCCGAAGAGGCCCGGCGCCTGATTGACAAAACCCATATAGAATTTTTCAGCTAG
- a CDS encoding DUF4392 domain-containing protein — protein sequence MPESPPARGPILAGADLAAADGCRRSASMTQLQDRCLAAEELILRHDVRGISALADLLDPGYLARVAGTLTRPETRLLLGTGFLVIGSGRAETDGPLGARAICDAVRLSGGRVCVVCDEPTVEVVGAAIGDAAEIAVMPIGDDDQARIWSNVQRTRFRANAVGFIERCGRDADGVFHSMHGADISAVTARTDYLISPSVASFSIGDGGNEVGFGRFEQALRERGITRWPSGSAVGELIIASVSNWGGYALAAAIAWTAGLPLDRVLPDSDQFTRRVERLLDAGAVDGMSGLSERKVDGRELDAEFAVLEELRRIGSG from the coding sequence ATGCCGGAGTCTCCCCCAGCGAGAGGGCCTATCCTTGCCGGAGCCGATTTGGCGGCGGCTGACGGATGCCGCCGGAGCGCGTCCATGACCCAATTGCAAGATCGCTGCCTGGCGGCCGAAGAATTGATCCTCCGCCACGACGTTCGCGGGATTTCGGCCCTGGCCGACCTGCTCGATCCCGGCTATCTGGCCAGGGTGGCGGGCACGCTCACCCGCCCCGAGACCCGGCTGCTGCTTGGCACCGGCTTCCTGGTCATCGGGTCCGGTCGGGCGGAAACCGACGGGCCGCTCGGCGCCCGGGCGATCTGCGACGCGGTTCGACTTTCCGGCGGCCGGGTGTGCGTCGTCTGCGACGAACCGACGGTGGAGGTGGTCGGCGCCGCAATCGGCGATGCGGCCGAGATCGCGGTGATGCCGATCGGGGACGATGATCAGGCGCGGATCTGGTCGAATGTGCAGCGAACCCGTTTTCGCGCCAACGCGGTCGGTTTCATCGAGCGTTGCGGACGCGACGCCGACGGCGTATTTCATTCCATGCACGGGGCCGATATCAGCGCGGTGACGGCCCGAACCGATTACCTGATATCTCCGTCGGTTGCCAGCTTTTCGATCGGCGACGGCGGAAACGAGGTGGGATTCGGGCGGTTTGAGCAGGCTCTGCGCGAGCGTGGAATCACCCGTTGGCCCTCGGGCTCGGCGGTGGGGGAATTGATCATCGCCTCGGTTTCGAACTGGGGTGGTTACGCGTTGGCGGCGGCGATTGCCTGGACCGCAGGGCTGCCCCTTGACCGCGTCCTCCCGGATTCGGACCAGTTCACCCGTCGGGTCGAGCGGCTTTTGGATGCCGGCGCGGTGGACGGGATGTCGGGACTCAGCGAGAGAAAAGTCGACGGCCGCGAGCTGGACGCAGAGTTCGCCGTGCTCGAAGAGCTGCGCCGGATCGGCTCCGGCTGA
- a CDS encoding aldo/keto reductase — MRKVRLGRTEALVSRLGSGTMWFRRMSQGEADAAVTHALDRGINYFDCARMYGDAEIKLGRALGQRRDEAFIATKTRALDAAGALAGIEESRTRLGVDRIDLMQLHYVNFQHEFDQATASGGALEGALQAQAQGRIDHIGITGHRPEKLAEWLGGGQFATVLFHLSPVQPHAATDLLPAARALDVGTMAMRPTGSGLTNQYRQFLRYVQSHNPDVIVSGLTTPAIIDANIDAISREPDPPETRRLQRLADTYGANFCRRCSYCECPIGIDIPEAMLAEHVWRAGKLSVDGTRTWDEAVASIGGCQDHAPCTSAPICEPMCPYELPIRRTMMGISDALDPE; from the coding sequence ATGCGCAAGGTACGTCTCGGTCGAACCGAGGCGCTCGTGTCCAGACTCGGCTCCGGCACTATGTGGTTCCGGCGCATGAGCCAGGGCGAAGCTGACGCCGCCGTCACGCATGCGCTGGACCGGGGAATCAACTATTTCGACTGCGCCCGCATGTACGGCGACGCCGAGATAAAGCTGGGACGGGCCCTGGGGCAACGGCGCGACGAGGCGTTCATCGCCACCAAGACGCGCGCCCTCGACGCCGCCGGGGCGCTGGCCGGGATCGAGGAGAGCCGGACCCGCCTGGGCGTCGACCGCATCGACCTGATGCAGTTGCACTATGTCAATTTCCAGCACGAATTCGATCAGGCGACCGCCTCCGGCGGGGCCCTCGAGGGAGCGCTGCAGGCACAGGCCCAGGGCCGCATCGATCACATCGGCATTACCGGACACCGGCCCGAGAAGCTGGCCGAATGGCTCGGCGGGGGACAGTTCGCGACCGTCCTGTTCCACCTCTCGCCGGTCCAGCCGCACGCCGCCACCGACCTGCTGCCGGCGGCCCGGGCACTGGATGTTGGCACCATGGCGATGCGTCCGACCGGGTCGGGGTTGACCAACCAGTACCGCCAATTCCTGCGCTACGTGCAAAGTCACAACCCGGACGTGATCGTATCGGGACTTACCACCCCGGCGATCATCGACGCCAACATTGACGCGATCTCGCGGGAGCCGGATCCTCCGGAAACCCGCCGACTGCAGCGCCTGGCCGACACCTACGGCGCCAACTTCTGCCGGCGTTGCAGCTACTGCGAGTGCCCGATCGGGATCGATATTCCCGAGGCGATGCTGGCCGAACACGTCTGGCGCGCCGGGAAGCTTTCGGTCGACGGCACCCGGACTTGGGACGAGGCGGTCGCCAGCATCGGCGGCTGCCAGGATCACGCACCCTGCACATCGGCTCCCATTTGCGAGCCGATGTGTCCCTACGAGCTGCCGATCCGGCGGACCATGATGGGGATCTCCGACGCCCTGGACCCGGAGTAG
- a CDS encoding DUF393 domain-containing protein — protein sequence MQGNESHERPIVVYDATCGFCRFAAALMARLDNDQTLGFRPAAEMGFSSAIGTEPGSIRLSVDGDLLGGATALVEIARRIPCLAHLALAVDLSGLLPVLEMAYRGFAPRRGRAAQILSTDRVTRR from the coding sequence ATGCAAGGCAACGAATCCCACGAACGTCCGATCGTCGTCTACGACGCCACGTGCGGGTTCTGCCGCTTTGCGGCCGCGCTGATGGCGCGCCTCGACAACGACCAAACCCTTGGATTCCGGCCGGCCGCCGAAATGGGATTCAGTTCCGCCATCGGAACCGAACCGGGCTCGATCCGGCTGTCGGTCGACGGGGATCTGCTGGGCGGGGCCACGGCGCTGGTCGAGATCGCCCGCCGGATCCCCTGTCTGGCCCACTTGGCCCTGGCGGTGGATCTGTCGGGGTTGCTGCCGGTATTGGAAATGGCCTATCGCGGATTCGCGCCGCGCCGCGGACGGGCGGCCCAGATCCTTTCCACCGATCGGGTAACCCGCCGCTAG
- a CDS encoding amidohydrolase family protein gives MELVDSHHHLWFIDDSNLNWLSDDMRAAGGAPIADFGLPQLEETFAAVGVNRSVLIEAWHAEEDQIQWLEATAEHLVVGAVIAWAPLESPDLGSRLDRFAAYPKFRGLRINAQDEPDPDYLQRPDIRAGIAQLAEREGMTLDLLIKLGDLKDVPDLCANFPDLPMVLDHLAKPQTYQDGYFEPWRDLMRPLVDIPNLQFKLSGMLTEAGPAPTAPQLARPVRFMLEEFGPSRLMWGSDWPVCLYAAGYRENFALMQAAIGPLPAHDRAAVFGKNAAAHYRLAD, from the coding sequence ATGGAACTGGTCGACAGCCACCATCATCTCTGGTTCATTGACGACTCCAACCTGAACTGGCTCAGCGACGATATGCGCGCGGCCGGCGGGGCCCCAATCGCCGATTTCGGACTGCCGCAGCTGGAGGAAACCTTCGCCGCAGTCGGGGTGAACCGGTCGGTCCTGATCGAGGCCTGGCACGCCGAGGAGGACCAGATCCAATGGCTCGAGGCAACCGCCGAGCACCTGGTCGTGGGAGCGGTGATAGCCTGGGCGCCGCTCGAATCGCCTGACCTGGGGTCCCGGCTCGACCGCTTCGCCGCGTATCCGAAATTTCGCGGCTTGCGGATCAACGCCCAGGATGAACCAGACCCCGATTACCTGCAGCGGCCCGACATCCGCGCCGGCATCGCCCAGCTGGCCGAACGCGAGGGCATGACCCTGGACCTGCTGATAAAGCTGGGCGACCTGAAGGACGTGCCGGACCTGTGCGCCAACTTTCCCGATTTGCCGATGGTGCTGGACCACCTGGCCAAACCGCAGACCTACCAGGACGGCTATTTCGAGCCCTGGCGCGATCTGATGCGGCCCCTGGTCGACATCCCCAATCTGCAGTTCAAGCTTTCCGGGATGCTCACCGAAGCCGGACCCGCGCCGACCGCGCCGCAGCTGGCCCGCCCGGTCCGGTTCATGCTGGAAGAGTTCGGTCCGTCGAGGTTGATGTGGGGCAGCGATTGGCCGGTCTGTCTTTACGCCGCCGGCTACCGCGAGAATTTCGCCCTCATGCAGGCTGCGATCGGTCCGCTGCCGGCCCACGACCGGGCGGCGGTTTTCGGGAAAAACGCCGCCGCCCACTACCGCCTGGCCGACTAG
- a CDS encoding amidohydrolase family protein: MAVTSPGRDQASRRKLVSQIVDTDIHHGFEEAQEILDYVPSEYRERTSWYGLPVDFNPVQNNGGMRGGRSDLAFDYPEIPVSTRESSLLRCRETLLDRYDIDLGILTGGQMYGQTGAMDSQYASIMARAFNDWTLKRWLDEDDRLRYAMAVIPLDPQGAVAEIERLAGDPRVVAVHLNTGAMRPFGNPMYHPIWEAAAKHDLTLQLHLGGEGTGVHPPMTSAGFPTHYVERRMAEPGLYLPHVASFIFEGVFGKYPNLKLVLAESGFTCLPHYLWRMDACWKGLRHQVPWIKELPSEIFYRHVWVGTQPMYEYNEDHANLMKMVEWLRGDERFVYASDYPHWDWDDPNDAARTFPSEMRERVFNRNARKAYPRLQ, translated from the coding sequence ATGGCGGTAACTAGCCCGGGCAGGGACCAAGCAAGTCGGCGCAAACTGGTCTCCCAGATAGTCGACACCGACATTCACCACGGGTTCGAGGAAGCGCAGGAAATCCTCGACTACGTGCCGTCCGAATACCGCGAGCGCACGTCCTGGTACGGGTTGCCGGTGGATTTCAATCCGGTCCAGAACAACGGCGGCATGCGCGGCGGTCGCAGCGACCTGGCGTTCGACTATCCCGAAATCCCGGTGTCCACCCGCGAGTCGTCGCTGCTGCGCTGCCGCGAGACCCTGCTGGACCGCTACGACATCGATTTGGGAATACTTACCGGCGGCCAGATGTACGGTCAGACCGGGGCCATGGACTCGCAGTACGCATCGATCATGGCGCGGGCGTTCAACGACTGGACGCTCAAACGTTGGCTCGACGAAGACGACCGCCTGCGGTACGCGATGGCGGTCATCCCCCTGGATCCGCAGGGGGCGGTGGCCGAGATCGAGCGGTTGGCCGGCGATCCGCGCGTGGTCGCGGTGCACCTGAACACCGGCGCCATGCGGCCATTCGGCAACCCCATGTATCACCCGATCTGGGAGGCCGCCGCCAAGCATGACCTGACCCTGCAGCTGCATCTGGGCGGGGAGGGAACCGGAGTTCACCCGCCGATGACCTCGGCCGGTTTCCCCACCCATTACGTAGAACGGCGCATGGCCGAACCGGGCCTGTACCTCCCGCACGTGGCGAGCTTCATCTTCGAAGGGGTCTTCGGCAAGTACCCGAACCTGAAGCTGGTGCTGGCCGAATCGGGGTTCACCTGCCTTCCGCACTATCTCTGGCGCATGGACGCGTGCTGGAAGGGGCTTCGCCACCAGGTCCCCTGGATCAAGGAACTTCCCAGCGAGATCTTCTACCGGCACGTCTGGGTCGGCACCCAGCCGATGTACGAATACAACGAGGACCACGCCAACCTGATGAAGATGGTCGAGTGGCTGCGCGGCGACGAGCGCTTCGTCTACGCCAGCGACTACCCGCACTGGGACTGGGACGACCCCAACGACGCGGCCCGCACTTTCCCGTCCGAGATGCGCGAGCGCGTCTTCAACCGGAACGCCCGTAAAGCCTATCCGCGACTGCAGTGA
- a CDS encoding Rieske (2Fe-2S) protein: MNTRGRRAHVVCRADELGPGQRLIAACGAVEVGVFNLGGEYFALLNRCPHKSAPLCKGVQRGYLTADEPRQISISASKEVIGCPWHGWEFEIRTGRSYFNPHRVRARSYDAARVSGQEIAEEDPSVPTFRVQREDDYIVVYV, translated from the coding sequence GTGAACACTCGCGGGCGCCGCGCGCACGTAGTCTGCCGGGCCGACGAGCTGGGTCCCGGCCAACGGTTAATCGCCGCCTGCGGAGCGGTCGAGGTGGGGGTGTTCAACCTTGGGGGCGAGTACTTTGCTTTGCTCAACCGCTGCCCCCATAAATCGGCTCCGCTGTGCAAGGGGGTCCAGCGCGGCTACCTGACCGCCGACGAACCGCGCCAGATCAGTATCTCGGCGTCCAAGGAAGTGATCGGCTGTCCCTGGCACGGCTGGGAATTCGAAATCCGCACCGGGCGGTCATACTTCAACCCACACCGCGTCCGCGCCCGTTCCTACGACGCCGCCCGCGTCAGCGGGCAGGAGATCGCCGAGGAGGATCCGTCGGTGCCGACTTTCCGGGTGCAGCGCGAAGACGATTACATCGTCGTCTATGTCTGA